The window GGCAGTGCCCAGGCGCCCATGGGCGGCATGAAGGACTCCGGCCTCGGCCGGCGCCACGGCTCCGAGGGCATCCTCAAGTACACCGAGGCGCAGACCGTCGCCCACCAGCGGCTGCTCCCGATGGCGCCCTCGCTGGGCATGGACGACGAGAAGTACGCGGCGTTCATGAGCCGCAGCCTCAAGGTCATGAAGGTCCTCCGCTTCCGTTGATCTCCGACTCCGTTAAGGGGCAGCACCGTGTCTGAGTCTGAGTCGTACGACTACGACGTCATCGTCATCGGATCGGGCTTCGGCGGATCGGTCTCGGCGCTGCGGCTGACCGAGAAGGGCTACCGGGTCGGCGTCCTGGAGGCAGGGCGCCGGTTCACCCGCGAGGGCCTGCCGAAGAACAGCTGGGACCTGCGCAACTACCTGTGGGCCCCGGCCCTCGGGCTGTACGGCATCCAGCGGATCCACCTGCTCGGCAACGTGATGGTGCTCGCGGGCGCCGGCGTGGGCGGCGGCTCGCTCAACTACGCCAACACCCTGTACGTGCCGCCCACCGCCTTCTTCGAGGACCGGCAGTGGGCCTCCATCACCGACTGGCGCGAGGAGCTGGCCCCCTACTACGAGCAGGCCAAGCGGATGCTCGGGGTGCGTCTCAACCCGACCATGACCCCGTCCGACATCCACCTCAAGGCGGCCGCCGAGAAGATGGGCGTCGGCGACTCCTTCCACATGGCCCCGGTCGGCGTCTTCTTCGGCGACGGCGACGACGCCGGGGGCGCCCGCAGGGTCCGCCCCGGCGAGGAGGTCCCCGACCCGTACTTCGGCGGCGCCGGCCCCGCCCGCAAGGCCTGCACCGAATGCGGCGAGTGCATGACCGGCTGCCGGCACGGTGCGAAGAACACCCTGAACGAGAACTACCTGTACCTCGCCGAGCGCGCGGGCGCCGTCATCCACCCGATGACCACCGTCACCGCACTGTCCGACCATCCCGAGGGCGGCTACCGCATCCGCACCGTGCCCACCGACGGCCGCCGCCGGGGCAGGGCGAAGGTGCTGCGCGCCCGCCACGTCGTCGTCGCGGCGGGCACCTACGGCACGCAGACGCTGCTGCACACGATGAAGGACCGCGGCGAGCTCCCGCGCCTCTCGCAGCGGCTCGGTGAGCTGACGCGGACCAACTCCGAGGGCCTGGTCGGCGCGCAGACCGACGACCGCCGCTACCGCAAGCGGCACGGCGACGAGCGCCGGGCCGACTTCACCCGGGGCGTGGCGATCACCTCCTCGGTGCACCCCAACGCCGACACGCACATCGAGCCCGTCCGCTACGGCAAGGGCTCCAACGCCATGGGGTTCATGACGGTCCTCCAGGTCCCCCACAGCAGGCACCGGGTGCGGGCCTGGCTGGCCCGCAGTGCGAAGCACCCCCTGCAGTTCGCCCGGTCCCTGTCCAACCGGCGCTGGTCGGAGCGGACCATCATCGGCCTGGTCATGCAGTCGCTGGACAACTCCCTGACCACCTACCGCAAGCCCGGCGGGATCGGGAAGGGCCTGCTCACCGCCCGCCAGGGACACGGCGCCCCGAACCCGGTCCAGATCGGGGAGGCCACGCAGGCGGCGACCCTGCTGGCCGAGGAGATCAACGGTTTCCCCGGCAGCAACATCGGCGAGCTGATGGGGACCCCGCTGACGGCGCACTTCCTGGGCGGCTGCCCGATCGGCGCCTCGCCCGAGGAGGGCGTGGTGGACCCGTACCACCGGCTCTACGGGCACCCGGGCATCTCGGTGGTGGACGGTGCGGCCGTCTCCGCGAACCTCGGGGTGAACCCGTCGCTGACGATCACCGCGCAGGCGGAACGGGCGATGTCGTACTGGCCGAACAAGGGGGAGCGGGACCCGCGGCCCGACCAGGGGGCGGACTACGTCCGCCTGGACGCGGTGGAACCGGTCCGTCCGGCCGTCCCGAAGGAGGCTTTCGGCGCGCTGCGGCTGCCGTTCCTCGGGATTCCTGAGATTCCGCCGCGTCAGTCGTGAGCGATCCGGAACCGGCGATCTGACAGCGGTGGGTACCGCGCTCCCCCTCCGAGCGCGGTACCCACCGCGGTACATACGTGACAGATGTTCAGCCTCGAAGGTTGTACCGGAATCCCGCGAGCCGGCCTGTGGTGTCGATCACACAGCGAAGTGTGCAACTGCGACTGACGTTCGACAGTCAACGGCTGCATGAGAAAGCGCATCTCTTTGCTGGCTGCCGGCGGCCTCGTGGCCCTGGGCCTGGCCACCACTCCCGCACACGCCGCGGACCCCGTCTTCACCCTGGCCGGACCGGCCGAGGTGGGCCTGCGCCCGCACCCCGGGCAGAACGGCCAGCCGCAGAAGACCTCGGTCGAGTTCCGGGTCGTCAACGACTCCACGAAGACGTTCGCCCACCAGAGCACCTTCACGATCGACCTGGGCGCGCTCAAGGGCATCGCCGACGTCAAGCTCGCCGGGCAGCAGGGCGCGAACTGCACGCTCACGGCCACGGCCGTGACCTGCAAGCGCTGGGCGCTGTGGGCGGGCGACACCACCGTCGTGGACCTGGACCTCACCGCGGCCAAGGACAGCAAGGTCGGCGCGACCGCGGCCCTGACCGTGACCGGTCAGGCGGAGGGCGCCACCTTCAAGCCCGCCACCACCAAGGTGCGCGTCGGCGGCCCCGACCTGGTGCTGGAGAAGGCCAAGCTCAATGCGGAGCAGAAGCCGGGCGACAAGCAGAACCTGTCGGTCGTCTTCGCCAACGAGGGCACGGACCCCGTCAACGGGGTGGTGCTCGAGGTGCGCACCACGCACGGCATCGGTCTGGTCGAGCAGTACGACAACTGCTCCTACTCCGAGGACAGCAGCGCGGACCAGCCCTGGAACACGGGCTGGAGCACGGTGCAGTGCCTGCTGGAGGGCGAGTACGAGCCGGGCGCCGTCTACGGCCTCGACGGATCGCTGACCCTCAAGGCGGCCCCGCACGCCTTCATCGACGGGCTGACCTACGCGGTGTACGCGGCCGGCGACCAGCCGAAGACCGCGAAGCAGCGCACGCCCGCCGGCGGCAAGAAGCTGTCCCCGGCGAAGCGGGCCGGCAAGGCCTCGGCCCAGGCCGCCCCGCGTACGGGTGACCTCGACCCCTGGGACAACATCCAGGAGTTCGACTTCGCGACGAGGAACACCGCCGACCTGGTCGGCGCGGGCGTGTCCCTCAAGGGCAAGGCCGGCGAGACGGTGAAGGCCGACTTCGGCTTCCGCAACAACGGCCCCGCGTGGGTCGCGTACCTGCGCTCCGGTGAGGACGTCGCCCGGACGGACATCGTGATCCCGGCGGGCGCGCGGGTCACGAAGGTCCCGGCCGGCTGCACGGGCGTCAACGCGGACGGCTCGCAGCGCGAGCAGGCCCTGGGGGCGCCGCGCTACTTCTGCTCCACCGGCCACGTGGTCGGGGAGGCGGAGAAGTTCGCCTACCCGTTCGAGCTGAAGATCGAGAAGGTCGTGGCGGACGCCAGGGGCTCCGTCACGGTCGGCCAGTGGACGCCGGAGGGCACCACGGGCCACCGCTGGGACCCGGACCACGCCAACAACAAGGCGGCCTTCGTGATCAACGCGAAGGACGGCGGCCCGGCCCCGACCCCGACCACCTCGGTCACGCCGACCCCGACCGGCTCCGCGACGCCCACCGCGACCGCGACGGCGACCGCGTCCGCCACGGCGACCTCGGGCACCGGCACCACGGCGAACGGCGGTCTCGCCTCCACCGGTAGCTCCGCCCAGATGATCGCGCTCGGCGGGGCGGTGCTCCTGGCCGTCGGCGGCGGGCTGTTCGTGGCCTTCCGCCGCAAGGCCGGCGGGCACGCGTAACGACGTCACCGCGCAGGCGCGTCCGCGCCACCGCATGACAGCACCACAGCACCACCGCTTGCCCCGCGTGCGCGGGGCAACGCAGAACGGCCGGCCCGGGGCGTCCCCCGGGCCGGCCGTTCTTTACGGGGTGACCGGGCTGCTGTCCCCTGCCGTCCGGTCACGCGAAGGAGCGAGGTCCCACGACGCACGCTCCACGGGGCGTGCGTCTCATCGCTCCAGCGGAGCCACGCGTGGTGTTGCGGTCCCGCGGCTGGCTGACGCGGACATCCTCACCAACGAAGGAGCCCGGGGCCGGTCACGGCGCCGGACGAGTGACGAACAACCGTCACACGCGGCCCCGGCACAGCTCCAGCACCGTCATGGCGAGGGCGGTACCGGGCTTGCCGAGGGCGTCGCTCCAGTGGGAGAGCACCTCCATCTCGCGCGACAGGTGCACCCGGCGCCCGCCGGAGGAGATCCGGGCGTCCTGGATGACGGTCGAGACGGCCATCCGTTCCTGGATCAGGCCGATGATCCGGTCGTCGAGGGCGTCGATGCGCATGCGGCAGTCGGCGATCAGCTGCTCGGGGGTCGTGGCGGTGGTGGTGACGCTCATGGGGTTCTCTCCTGTGGTTCGTGTGGTTCGTGCCGACAGGAGCGGAAACGCGAAAGCGCCCCGGTCCTGTCGGACCGGGGCGCTTCGGGAAGTCAGTGGCTCAAGCGAGCATCACGAGGACCCATGGCGACCGGACCGACCGGTGCCATAGGTAAAGAGGAAGCTCAGCTGCTTGCGCATGGAACGGATTATTACCGTCCATCGCCCTCAGGGCCAAGCCGATTCGGATGGTGAGACGAAGAGGCCCCCCGGGCCCCCGTTAGAATCGACAAAACAGCCACCTCTTCCGCCGGAAGGCCGCCCCGTGCCAGAAGCACCCTCCGCCGCCCACGACAGCGCCCCGGACACGGTTCTCGTCGTCGACTTCGGCGCCCAGTACGCCCAGCTCATCGCCCGCCGCGTCCGCGAAGCACGGGTCTACAGCGAGATCGTGCCGAGCTCGATGCCCGTCGACGAGATGCTGGCCAAGAACCCCAAGGCGATCATCCTCTCCGGCGGTCCGTCCTCCGTGTACGAAGAGGGTGCCCCCCAGCTCGACCGCGCGATCTTCGAGGCCGGCGTCCCCGTCTTCGGCATGTGCTACGGCTTCCAGCTGATGGCGGTCACCCTCGGTGGCCGGGTCGACAACACCGGCGCCCGCGAGTACGGCCGCACCCCGCTGGCCGTCTCCAAGGCCGGCTCCACCCTCTTCGAGGGCACCCCCGACAACCAGTCGGTGTGGATGTCCCACGGCGACGCCTGCTCCGCCGCCCCCGAGGGCTTCACCGTCACCGCGTCGACGAACGTCGTACCCGTGGCGGCCTTCGAGAACGACGAGAAGAAGCTGTACGGCGTGCAGTACCACCCCGAGGTGATGCACTCCACGCACGGCCAGCAGATCCTGGAGCACTTCCTCTACCGCGGCGCGGGCCTCGCCCCCACCTGGACCACCGGCAACATCGTCGAGGAGCAGATCGCGGCCATCCGCGAGCAGGTCGGCGACAAGCGCGCCATCTGCGGCCTCTCCGGCGGCGTGGACTCCGCGGTCGCCGCGGCCCTCGTCCAGAAGGCCATCGGCTCGCAGCTCACCTGCGTCTACGTCGACCACGGTCTGATGCGCAAGGGCGAGACCGAGCAGGTCGAGAAGGACTTCGTCGCCGCGACCGGCGTGCAGCTGAAGGTCGTCGACGCGCAGGAGCGCTTCCTGACCGCGCTGGCGGGCGTCTCCGACCCGGAGACCAAGCGCAAGATCATCGGCCGTGAGTTCATCCGCGTCTTCGAGCAGGCCCAGCTGGAGATCCTCCAGGAGGACGGCCCCGCGGTCGCCTTCCTCGTGCAGGGCACCCTGTACCCGGACGTCGTCGAGTCCGGCGGCGGCACCGGTACCGCCAACATCAAGTCCCACCACAACGTGGGCGGGCTCCCCGACGACATCGAGTTCGAGCTCGTCGAGCCGCTGCGCCAGCTGTTCAAGGACGAGGTCCGGATGGTCGGCCAGGAGCTCGGCCTGCCCGACGAGATCGTCCAGCGCCAGCCCTTCCCGGGCCCCGGCCTCGGCATCCGCATCGTCGGCGAGGTCACCAAGGAGCGCCTGGACCTGCTCCGCGAGGCCGACGCCATCGCCCGCCACGAGCTCACCGCAGCCGGTCTGGACCGCGAGATCTGGCAGTGCCCGGTCGTCCTGCTCGCGGATGTCCGCAGCGTCGGCGTCCAGGGCGACGGCCGCACCTACGGTCACCCGATCGTGCTGCGCCCCGTCTCCTCGGAAGACGCGATGACCGCCGACTGGACGCGCATGCCGTACGAGGTGCTCGCCCGCATCTCGACCCGCATCACCAACGAGGTGCCGGAGGTGAACCGGGTGGTCCTCGACTGCACGAGCAAGCCCCCGGGCACCATCGAGTGGGAGTAGTCCCACCCGGACCGACACGAAGCCGCCGTCCCGTACCTGCGGGCGGCGGCTTCGCCGTTGCTCTGGCCACTTGGCAGGGGCCCGGGTACCTTGCGCGGCGAGCCGAGCCGTTCGAGGGAGCGCCCATGCCGGACCAGCCCGTACCCGTGCCCGTGGAGCGCCTCGGCTTCGAGATGCCGCCCGTGCACGACACCCCCGACGCGGCGCGCGCCCACCGCAAGGAACGGCTCGCCGAAGCGCTGCGGCTGCTGGCCCGGCTCGGGTACGAGGACGGGGTGGCGGGGCAGATCACCGTGCGGGACCCGGAGTTCGAGGACTGCTACTGGGTGAACCCCTTCGGCCGGGCCTTCGCCGCTCTCACCGCCGACGACCTGCTGCTGGTCGACGGGGACGGGCGGGTGGTCCGGGGCGGGCGCCGGGTCAACCAGCTGGCCTTCGCCGTGCACGCGGCGGTCCATCGGCGGCGCCCCGGGGTGGTCGCCGTCGTTCGCGCCCGGGCCCCGTACGGCAGGGCGCTCGCGGCGCTCGGCGAGCTGCTGGCCCCGATCACCGAGGAGGCCTGCGCCTTCTACGAGGACCACGCGCTGCTCGACGAGTACACCGGCGCCGACGAGCCGGACCGCACCGCGCTCGCGCTGGGCCCGTACAAGGCGCTGGTGCTGCGCAACCGCGGGCTGCTGACGGTGGGGGACTCGGTGGACGCCGCCGTCTGGTGGTTCATCGAGGCGGAGCGGGCCGCGCAGGTGCAGCTGATCGCCCGGGCCGCCGGGAAACCGGTGCCCGTCGACCACCGCGCGGCGGCCCTGACCAGGGAGCGGTTCGGGTCCGATCTGGCCGCCTGGGTGAGCTACCAGCCCCTCAGGGAACTGGTGGCGTCAACATCATGAACCGTTAATCACCTGCTCTGACATCGTGCGCAATCCGGAGCACTGCCGCAGTGGTGCACAATTCGCTGGCATTGCACCGTAGTTCAGAGAGGCGGCACGTACGTGGCTGTCCAAGAGATGTCCCGAGGTACCCATACCACCGCCTGCGCCTGCGACGAGTGCGCTCGCGCGGGCCACCGTCGCGCGGTCGCGGCCTTCCTGGAGAAGCGCGACGAGTTCGCCTCCGGGCAGGGCGTGCCGGCCGCCGTGGCCCACTCGCTCGGCGCCTCCCGCCAGTGGGTCTCCGACGAGCTGACCCTGTCGGCCCGCACCGTCGCCGACCGGGGCCGGGAGGCCGGGAACTCCTGGCTCTACCTGTTCTCGCGGCGGGCCGTCCTCGCCGTCTGGATCGCCGCCGGGGTCCTGCTGCTGGTCCAGGTCGCCGCCGCGCTCGGCACCGGCTGGTCCACGGCGCGCACCGCCGGGCTGCTGGCCGCCCTGGTGCTGGCCGGGCTGCTCACGGTCGCCGCCCGCGCCCAGTCGGTGCGCGGCGGGCTGCTGGCCCCGCTGGTCGGCGAGGACAACCGGCTCTCCACGTCGAAGGCGGTGCCCAGCGCCTGGGTGGTGCTGACGGCCTTCGCCACGCTGCTGCTCGCGCTGCGGCTGGCCACCTCGGCGCCCGGGCCCGACCGGCAGGCCCTGTACGCGGGCCTCGCGCTGGACCGGGCGCTGCCGCTGCTGGCGGTGGTCTCGCTGACCTCGGCCGTCGCGGTCCTGGTGCGCCGGGTGGTCTCCGTACGGATCATGGGCCAGCGGTTGCAGAAGCTGCCGGCCGACCGGCCGCGCGGGGTGGACCTGCTGACGGACGACGCGGGCCGCGGGAGCTTCCCCGACGCGCAGTACGTGCTCGTCTCGACGGTGGTGCTCTCCTACGCGGCCGCCTCGCTGGCGCGCTTCCCGGACCGGCTGCCCCAGCTGCCCTGGGCGATGGCCCTGCTGGTGGCCCTGTCGGCCGCGGTCTACCTGGCGGCCAAGTACGCGGAGGGCAGCCGTCCGCTGGTGCTGTCGGTGGTCCGCAGACGGGAGCCCGGGGATCTGGACGCGGCCGTCCGCCCCGGGGACGACATCGAGATCCGGGGCGTGGGCTTCGTGCCGCCCGGGGCGCAGACGCCGGAGATGCTGGCCCGTCTGGTGGTACGGGTCGGATCGGTGCACGTGCACGTGCCGCTGGTCCCGGTGGCGGGCGGATTCACCAATCCCTCCGACGCCGTGCTGACCGTGCCGGTCCCGGCGGAAGTGGAACCGGGGCGCGTCGAGGTCCAGGTGGTCACGGCCGCAGGAGTGGAATCCAACCGCTGCACCATCGATGTTGCCGAGTGATCGGGGTACACATGTCGCGTGAACCGAACCGATGTTCTTGAAGCCGATGCCCCTCGCGACGTGGCGGGGCTCCGTGAGCTCGCCTCCCGGCACGCACTGCTGCCCCTGCGCATCTTCCTCGGTGTGACCTTCGTGTACGCGGGGCTGGACAAACTGACCGACCCGGCGTTCCTCTCCGCCTCCGGCGACGGCTCCATCGGCGACCTGATGCGCGGGGTGCGCGACACCTCCGCGAGCTCGGCCCTGGTGGACCTGGCGCTGAACTCGCCCGTCGGCTTCGCCGTCGCCCTGGCCATCGGGGAGATCCTCGTCGGCCTGGGGACCCTGGCCGGCCTGCTGACCCGCATCGCGGCCTTCGGCGGAGCGCTCATCGCGCTCAGCCTGTGGCTCACGGTGTCGTGGGCGGTGACCCCGTACTACTACGGCAACGACCTGATCTACATGATGGCGTGGACCCCGCTGATCCTGGCCGGGGCGCCCTACCTGTCGCTGGACTCGGTGATCCGGTCGCGCCGGTCCCGGCGTACGGCGTAGGTCACCAGCCCCACCAGCGCGGCGAGCGAGAGCCCGCCCAGGGTGATGGGGATGATCGCGAACCAGGGCAGGTCGGCCTCTCCGGTGTTGTCGAGCAGGTAGAGCACGCCCGCCACCACCAGGACCAGCCCCGCGATCAGCCGTCCCGGCTGGAACTCATGACGCCGCACGGGCCACCTCCACCTGTCCGATACCCGCAGTGAGGTCCAGCTCGATCGTCCCGCCGGCCTCGGTGCCGGCCGCCGGCACGAGGGTCTCCGTACGGTTCTGCTCCCCGACCCGCTCGATCCGGTCAGCGCGGTCCCCGGGCATCTGCACGTCGCCCACGCGCCGGATGGTGACATCGGCCTGCGCGGTGACCTCCCGCGGCAGGACCACCTTGAGCCGGCCCGCCTCGATGGAGGCCTCCACCGCCACGGTGGTGCCCTTCGGCACGTCCAGACGGCTCAGGTCCAGGGTGGCGAACCCGGTGCCCGCCTCGTACACGGGCTTCACATCGGCGACCGCGGCCGGACGCCACTCCACCCGCTGCCAGTCCGTGCCGATCTCCCGCGGCAGCACGGCCGCGCCCGCGAGCAGGCCCGAGGTGAACACGGCCAGCACGATCGTGCCGAATCCGGTGCGGCCCAGCAGGGAGCTGACCGCGAGGCCCAGACCGAAGACGATCAGGGCGGCGGCGAGCCCCGTCTGCAGGGCCTCGCCCAGCGGGCTGTCGTCCCATCCGGCTGCGGTCCCCACGAACCCGGCCAGCAGCGCCAGTACGAAGACCCGGCCGCCGATGCCGCCGCGCGGGCGGGCCGGGGCGGCGGGCGGCTTCACGGACGACGCCCGGGTGCGGTCGGGCGCCACCGCGTCGACGGTGTCGTCGGGCCCCCACAGGTACCCCGTCCCGCCGACCGGGCCGGTTGTACCGTCCTTGACCAGAGGATCCCGCCACCAGGACGGGCCGCCCGGGGCGGGCGGAGCCTGCGTCTCCGGCGGGGCGGGCGAGTGCGCGGTGCGGTTCGCACCGCCGGCCGGGTCGGCCTCCTGCGCCTCGGGCTGGTGGGTGTGCCGCTGCCGCTGCGACCAGTACGAGGCCCCGCCCAGCGCCAGGACGACCAGCACCGAGAAGGCCGCCAGCCCGCCGTTGTCCAGCATCGACAGGAACAGTGCGCAGCCCACCAGCGCCGCGAACACCGCCGCCAGCGTGGCGCCCTCGACCCGGCCGGTCAGCAGCTTCTTCGCCTCGCTGTCCTCCTCCCCCTCCTGGGGGAGCAGCAGCCACGCGAAGCCGTAGAAGATCAGACCCACACCGCCGGTCACCGCGAGGACGCCGAGGACGATGCGGAAGACCACCGGGTCCAGGTCGAAGTACCGGCCGAGGCCGCCGCACACGCCCGCGAGGACCTTGTCGCGTCTGCTGCGGCGCAGCGGCGGCCTGGACTGCGCCCGGGGGGCCCCGGGCCCGGCCGGCGGGGCGTCGTGTACTTCGGTCATGGGTCCATGGTGACGGCCCGCGGAAGCCGTGGGCATCCGGCCCTACCCTGGTGCAACCCTGATATCCCCCCGGCAGAAGTGGGGGGATGCCCTGATGACCGGCCGCGGCCCGGCGTGTGACCCTTGGTGACATGCCCGTAGCCGCCGCTCCCCGCACCCCGAACGCACCGGACGACGACGAGGTCCCGCAGCGCAAGCTCTACCGCAGCGCCGACGGCCGGATGCTCGGCGGTGTCGCGCGCGGTCTCGCCGGGCACCTGGGGCTGCCGGTGGGCTGGGTCCGGCTCGCGTTCCTGCTGCTGTTCATGTGGGGCGACGGCCTGGGCGTGCTGCTGTACGCCGCGTTCTGGGTCTTCGTACCGCTCGGCATCGGCGGCCGGACCGGGCACCGCTCCTTCTTCGAGACCCTCCCCGACGGCACCCGCCGGCTGCGCAAACCCGACCGCGGGCAGATCACCGCGCTGATCGCCCTGTTCATCGGCGTGGGCATCTTCATCTCCAAGGTCCAGCTCGGCGGCGCGTCCGGCCGGTACGTGTGGCCGACGCTGCTGGTCGGGGCCGGGGTGGTGCTCGTATGGCGGCAGGCGGACAACGCCCGCCGCGCGCACTGGTCCTCGGCCGTCGGCCGGCACGGGCGCCTCCTCCAGGTCGCGCGGGCACTCGCCGGAGTCGCCCTGGTCGGTGTGGGCCTGACCGTCTTCATCGTCGTACGGGGCTCCGCCGCACAGCTCGGCAACGTCCTCACCGCCACCCTCGCCGTCCTCGTCGGCGTGGCCCTGCTCGCCGGTCCCTGGCTGATCCGGCTGACGCAGGACCTCTCCGAGGAGCGCCTGATGCGCATCCGGGCCCAGGAGCGCGCCGAGGTCGCCGCCCACGTGCACGACTCGGTGCTGCACACCCTCACCCTGATCCAGCGCAACGCGGAGGACGCCTCCGAGGTGCGCCGCCTCGCACGGGCGCAGGAACGCGAACTGCGGAACTGGCTCTACAGGCCCGAGGGCACCGGCAAGGACGAGGACGAGGAGCCGGCCACCCTCGCGGAGGCCGTGAAGAAGACCGCCGCCGAGGTGGAGGACCACCACGGCGTCCCGATCGAGGTCGTGGTCGTCGGCGACTGCCCGCTCGACGAACGGCTGGCGGCACAGATCCAGGCAGCGCGCGAGGCGATGGTCAACGCCGCCAAGTACGGTGGCGAGGGCGGGCCGGTACAGGTGTACGCGGAGGTGGAGGGGCAGACGGTGTTCGTGTCCGTACGGGACCGGGGACCCGGTTTCGACATCGACGCGGTACCGGGCGACCGCATGGGCGTACGAGAATCGATCATCGGCCGGATGCAGCGCAACGGCGGGACCGCACGGCTGCGGTCCGCACCCGACGGCGGCACGGAAGTCGAGCTGGAGATGGAGAGGGCGGCGAACGCAGCATGACCGAGGCCGGAGAGAACGCAGGCGCGGGGGAGACCAGGCGTGTCCGGGTGGTGCTCGTCGACGACCACCGGATGTTCCGTACGGGAGTGCAGGCCGAGATCGGCGAGACCGAACGCACGGGCGTCGAGGTCGTCGGGGAGGCGGCCGACGTCGACCAGGCCGTCACCGTCATCACCGCGACCCGGCCCGAGGTGGTCCTGCTCGACGTGCACCTGCCCGGCGGCGGCGGCGTCGAGGTGCTGCGGCGCTGCGCCCCGCTGATGGCGGCGGCCGAGAACCCGGTCCGCTTCCTGGCGCTGTCGGTGTCGGACGCGGCCGAGGACGTCATCGGGGTCATCCGGGGCGGTGCGCGCGGGTACGTCACCAAGACCATCACCGGCACCGACCTGGTGGACTCGGTCTTCCGCGTGCAGGACGGGGACGCGGTGTTCTCGCCGCGGCTGGCGGGCTTCGTGCTCGACGCCTTCGCCTCGACGGACGCGCCGCCGGTGGACGAGGACCTGGACCGGCTCACGCAGCGCGAGCGCGAGGTGCTGCGGCTGATCGCGCGCGGGTACGCGTACAAGGAGATCGCCAAGCAGCTGTTCATCTCGGTGAAGACGGTGGAGTCCCACGTCTCGGCCGTCCTGCGCAAGCTCCAGCTCTCCAACCGGCACGAACTGACCCGCTGGGCGACGGCCCGCCGCCTGGTCTGAGTCCGGCGTCAGAGGCCTGACCTGCGGTGTGACCGACGCCGCAGGTCGACCTCGCAACCGGGAGCGCGCGCACCGCCCTCTAGGCTGGCGTGATGAGCTTGACCGGTACACCCTTCTTCGTGACGGTGATCGCCCTGACCGCGATCGCCGTCATCCTTCCGCTCGCCGTCTGGAGCAAGGTGCGCGGCCCTGCCGTCGTACGCACCGCCGTGCGTGCCCTGATGGTGGTGTTCGCCCAGGTCACGGCCATCGCCGTGGTGTTCACCGCGGTCAACCGCGCCGAGCACTTCTATGCCTCGTGGGGCGACCTGCTCGGCACCGGCAAGTACGTCACGGCCGCCCCCGACCTCGGCCCCGACGGGCTCGGCGGCAAGAAGGCGGACGAGGCGCCGAAGGTGCGCCAGCAGTTCCAGCCGGTGGAGGGCCTCGGCGGGCGGGTGCAGAAGACCGATCTCGACGGCAAGGTCTCCGGGGTCAGGGGCGACGTCCTGGTGTGGCTGCCGCCGCAGTACGACGACCCGGCCTACAAGGACAAGAAGTTCCCGGTGGTGGAGCTGATCCCTGGCATACCGGGGACGGGGAAGTCCTGGTTCCAGGGGCTCAAGGTGCACGAGGTGCTGGAGCCGCTGATGAAGAGCGGCAAGGTGCAGCCGTTCATCCTCGTCTCGCCGCGCGCCATGCTGGTCGGCAACGGCGACACCGGCTGCGCCAACCTTCCCGGCAAGGTCAACGCGGACAGCTGGTTCAGCGTCGACGTCCGCAAGATGGTCGTCGACAACTTCCGTGCCTCGGGCGAGGCGCGCACCTGGGGCGTCGCCGGGTACTCGGCCGGCGCCTACTGCGCGGCCAAGCTGGCCATCGCCCACCCCGACCGCTACAGCGCGGCCGTCTCCCTGTCCGGCTACAACGACCCCGGCCAGGAGCCCTCCTCGCTGGTCGCGCAGGACCCGGAACTGCGGCGCACGCACAACCTGAAGCACGTCCTGCAGTCCGCGCCCACCCCGCCGCCGGTGGCGCTGTGGCTGTCGGGGGCCGAGCACGACGGGTACCTGTCCGGCG is drawn from Streptomyces sp. NBC_01232 and contains these coding sequences:
- a CDS encoding TQO small subunit DoxD — protein: MNRTDVLEADAPRDVAGLRELASRHALLPLRIFLGVTFVYAGLDKLTDPAFLSASGDGSIGDLMRGVRDTSASSALVDLALNSPVGFAVALAIGEILVGLGTLAGLLTRIAAFGGALIALSLWLTVSWAVTPYYYGNDLIYMMAWTPLILAGAPYLSLDSVIRSRRSRRTA
- a CDS encoding PspC domain-containing protein: MTEVHDAPPAGPGAPRAQSRPPLRRSRRDKVLAGVCGGLGRYFDLDPVVFRIVLGVLAVTGGVGLIFYGFAWLLLPQEGEEDSEAKKLLTGRVEGATLAAVFAALVGCALFLSMLDNGGLAAFSVLVVLALGGASYWSQRQRHTHQPEAQEADPAGGANRTAHSPAPPETQAPPAPGGPSWWRDPLVKDGTTGPVGGTGYLWGPDDTVDAVAPDRTRASSVKPPAAPARPRGGIGGRVFVLALLAGFVGTAAGWDDSPLGEALQTGLAAALIVFGLGLAVSSLLGRTGFGTIVLAVFTSGLLAGAAVLPREIGTDWQRVEWRPAAVADVKPVYEAGTGFATLDLSRLDVPKGTTVAVEASIEAGRLKVVLPREVTAQADVTIRRVGDVQMPGDRADRIERVGEQNRTETLVPAAGTEAGGTIELDLTAGIGQVEVARAAS
- a CDS encoding ATP-binding protein; amino-acid sequence: MPVAAAPRTPNAPDDDEVPQRKLYRSADGRMLGGVARGLAGHLGLPVGWVRLAFLLLFMWGDGLGVLLYAAFWVFVPLGIGGRTGHRSFFETLPDGTRRLRKPDRGQITALIALFIGVGIFISKVQLGGASGRYVWPTLLVGAGVVLVWRQADNARRAHWSSAVGRHGRLLQVARALAGVALVGVGLTVFIVVRGSAAQLGNVLTATLAVLVGVALLAGPWLIRLTQDLSEERLMRIRAQERAEVAAHVHDSVLHTLTLIQRNAEDASEVRRLARAQERELRNWLYRPEGTGKDEDEEPATLAEAVKKTAAEVEDHHGVPIEVVVVGDCPLDERLAAQIQAAREAMVNAAKYGGEGGPVQVYAEVEGQTVFVSVRDRGPGFDIDAVPGDRMGVRESIIGRMQRNGGTARLRSAPDGGTEVELEMERAANAA
- a CDS encoding response regulator transcription factor, with the translated sequence MTEAGENAGAGETRRVRVVLVDDHRMFRTGVQAEIGETERTGVEVVGEAADVDQAVTVITATRPEVVLLDVHLPGGGGVEVLRRCAPLMAAAENPVRFLALSVSDAAEDVIGVIRGGARGYVTKTITGTDLVDSVFRVQDGDAVFSPRLAGFVLDAFASTDAPPVDEDLDRLTQREREVLRLIARGYAYKEIAKQLFISVKTVESHVSAVLRKLQLSNRHELTRWATARRLV
- a CDS encoding alpha/beta hydrolase, coding for MSLTGTPFFVTVIALTAIAVILPLAVWSKVRGPAVVRTAVRALMVVFAQVTAIAVVFTAVNRAEHFYASWGDLLGTGKYVTAAPDLGPDGLGGKKADEAPKVRQQFQPVEGLGGRVQKTDLDGKVSGVRGDVLVWLPPQYDDPAYKDKKFPVVELIPGIPGTGKSWFQGLKVHEVLEPLMKSGKVQPFILVSPRAMLVGNGDTGCANLPGKVNADSWFSVDVRKMVVDNFRASGEARTWGVAGYSAGAYCAAKLAIAHPDRYSAAVSLSGYNDPGQEPSSLVAQDPELRRTHNLKHVLQSAPTPPPVALWLSGAEHDGYLSGVDLKSIAKSPTVVHAEKVVGGHNLEAWSKQLPQTFGWLSGLVKAP